The DNA segment ACACCATCGGCCCCCGATAGTCGCGCCCTCCGGCGCGCAATGCCAGCCCCACCGCGGGCCGGCGCAGCGCGCGTCGCGCGTCGACGACGACGGCCGACGGCCCGGCGGCGGCCGGCGGCTCGCCGGGCCCCTGCAGCGCGGTGCGGATCGCTTCGATCGGCGCGACGAGCTCGACCACGACCGACCCGTCGGAGCCGTAGTCGATGGCGCCGTCGCGCGCGCGCGCCAACGCCGCCGCCAGGCGCCGCTGTGCCTCGGCGGCCGCGGCGGCCGCGGCGCCTACGGTACCGCCGCCGGCCCACGGCAGCGCGCGCGCCGCCTCCGCCAGCGCCGCCGCCGCCCGCGCCCGCGCGGTCCGCTCCGCGCGCACGCGCGCGACGTCCGGGCGTGGCGCGCGCAGGTCTGCCGCCGCCGCGCCGACCGCGGTGATGCGTCCGCGCGCCCAGTCTACGCGCACCCGATCGCGCGCTCTGTCGGTCCCACCGCCGGCGCGCGCCGGCGCCGCGAACGCCCACAGAATCGCAGCGGCCGCCGCCGGCAGCGCGAGCGCCCCCGGCCGGCGTGCGCGCTCCGCGCCGGATCGCGGTCCATCGCCGTTCGGACCGCGCGCGGCCCCGCGACGGCCGCCTCGCGCGGCCGTCCGGATGAGCGCGACCGCTCCGCGTGCAATGCAACGCGGGGTCCGGCCGGCGCGACGTCCGCCGCCGCGCGTGGCCGGTCGCGCGCCCGACCGGCCGACTGTCGACCGTCGCTCCGTCACGCCGTCCGATCGAACGCCCGAGGTCACCTCGTCATTCCCACTCGATCGTGCCGGGCGGCTTCGACGTGATGTCGTACACGACGCGGTTGATCCCGCGCACCTCGTTGATGATGCGCGACGAGATGGTCGCGAGCAACTCGTAGGGCAGCTGCGCCCAGTCGGCGGTCATGCCGTCGCGCGAGTAGACCGCGCGCACCGCCAGCGCGTCGGCGTAGGTGCGCGCGTCGCCCATGACGCCGACCGACTTGACCGGCAGCAGCACTCCGAAACTCTGCCAGATCGCCTCGTAGAGTCCGGCGGCGCGGATCTCCTCCTCGATGATCGCGTCGGCCGCGCGCAGCGTGTCGAGCCGCGGCCGATCCACCGCTCCGAGGCACCGGACCGCGAGCCCCGGGCCGGGGAACGGCTGGCGGGTGATCATGTGGCGCGGCAGGCCGAGCTGCTCGCCGAGTTCGCGCACCTCGTCCTTGAACAGCTCGCGCAGCGGCTCGATCAGCTCGAAGTCCATGTCCTCCGGCAGGCCGCCGACGTTGTGGTGCGACTTGATCGTCGCGGACGGCCCCTTGAACGACACCGACTCGATCACGTCGGGATACAGGGTGCCCTGGGCCAGCCACCGGGCGTTGTCGATCGAGCGCGCCTCCGCCTCGAACACGCGGATGAACTCCGCGCCGATGATCTTGCGCTTGCGCTCCGGGTCGGTCACGCCGGCGAGCGCGCGCAAGAACCGGTCCTCGGCATCGACGACGCGGAGGTCCACCTTGAAGTGGTCGCGGAACACCGCCGCGACGTTCTCCCGCTCGCCGCGGCGCAGAAGGCCGTTGTCGACGAAGATGCAGGTGAGCCGGTCGCCGATCGCGCGGTGGAGCAGCGCGGCGACGACCGAGGAGTCGACGCCACCCGACAGCCCGCAGATCACGCGGCCGTCGTCGCCGACCTGACGGCGGACCGCCGCGACCGCCTCGTCGACGAACGAGGCCATCGACCAGTCCCCGGCGCAGCCGCAGATGCGAAACAGGAAGTTCGACAGGATCTCGGCGCCGCGCGGCGTGTGCGCGACCTCGGGGTGAAACTGGACGGCGTAAATCCGCCGGGCCGGGTCGGCGAACGCGGCCGCCGGACAGTTCGGGCTCTCGCCGAGCAGCCGAAAGCCGTCCGGCAGGCGCGCGACGCGGTCGGCGTGGGACGCCCACACGCGCACCGCCTCGCCCGGAGCGAACCCGTGCAACAGGTCGTCCGGCTCGACGACGTCGACCTGGGCGCGGCCGTACTCGCACTTGTCCGCCGCGACCACCTCGCCGCCGAGCAGCTTGGCGGTGAGCTGCGCGCCGTAGCAGATGCCGAGCACCGGCACGCCGAGGTCGAACAGTTCCGGAGACAGGGTCGGCGCGCCGTCGGCGTACACGGACGACGGACCGCCGGACAAGACGATGCCGCGCGGGTTCATCGCCCGGATGCGGTCGATCGGCAGGTGAAACGGGTGGATCTCCGAGTACACGGCCTGCTCGCGAATGCGCCGCGCGATCAACTGGGTGTACTGGGAGCCGAAGTCGAGGATCAGGATCGTCTCGTGCGCCATGCCGGGTCGCCGCCTTATAGCACCGGATCGCGCCGCGCGGCCGGCGGGCCTGCCGCCGGCGTCGCGGCGGCGCGCGCCGGCGGCCGGCGCCGCGGCGCGCCGCCGCGCGCGCCCGGATCGCGCCGCCGCACCCGGTTTCGCAGCCCTCGCGTTGTCATCGCCTCGAGAATTCCCTACCTTCGCCCGGCCATGTGGCTCGCGCTGATCGCCGCACTGTCCTTCCAGGTCCAGCTGGGGAGGGACTATCGCGTGGGCGATCTCGCGCTCACGACGGACGTGACCATCGCCGCGGTCGACGCCGACGGCCGCCCGGTCGCGGACTACGCGGGCCGCGTGCGCGTCGACGGCATCGCGGGCGTCGACGAGGTCGCGGTCGACGGCGGCAAGGCGACGCTGCGCGGCGCCACGCTCACGGCGGACGAGGTGGTCGTCCGCGCACCCGACGGGGCGACCGGGCGCGCAGCGGTGCGCCGGGTACCCGGGTTTTTGTCGCTGTTGCCGCCGCTGGTCGCCATCGCACTCGCGATCTGGCTGCGCCAGGCGCTCGTCGCGCTGTTCGCGGGCATCTGGCTCGGCGCGCTGTTCGTCCACGGCTTCGATCCGCTGGCGGCGACGCTGCGCGCGTTCGACACCTATCTGCCGCAGCAGGTTGCGGACACCGGCAACGCCCAGATCCTGCTGTTTACGCTCGCGCTCGGCGGCATGGTCGGCATCATCTCGAAAACCGGCGGCTCCAAGGCGCTCGTCGACCTGGTCGCCCGGCGCGCGTCGTCCCGGCGCTCCGGCATGCTGTCGGCGGCGATCGCCGGCATCGTCGTGTTCTTCGACGACTACGCCAACTGCCTGCTCGTCGGCAACACGGTACGGCCGTTCACCGACTCGCGGCGGATCTCGCGCGAGAAGCTGTCGTTCCTGGTCGACGCGACCGCCGCGCCCGTGTCCACGATCGCGCTGGTGTCGACCTGGACCGGCTACCAGCTCGGCCAGCTCGACCACGCCGGCGTCGATCTCGGCGCCGGCGCCTACGACTTCTTCCTGCAGATGATCCCGTACAGCTTCTACTCGCTGCTGACGATCGCGTTCGTGTTCATGATCGCCGCGTCGCAGCGCGATTTCGGCCCGATGCTCGCCGCCGAGCGCCGCGCGATCCGCGAAGGGCTGCTCGTGCGCCCCGGCGGGCAACCGCTCGCGGACGCCGAACTCACCGACATGGCGCCGCCGGACGGGGCGAGGTTGTACTGGCAACACGCGGCGCTGCCGATCGGGTTCGTCATCGTGTGTGTGGTGGTCGGACTGTACGCCGTCGGCGTGGACCTGCTCGGCCCCGACGCCGAGGACGCCAGCTTGCGCGAGATCGTGTCGGCCGCCGGCGACGACGCGTTCAAGGTGCTGCTGTGGGCGTCGTTCGGCGGCAGCGTGGTGGCGCTCGCCAGCGGGCTGGCGACGCGGTCGATCAGCCTGTACCAGGGCGTCGATGCGTGGGTCCAGGGCGCCAAGTCGATGATGATGGCGTGTTTCATTCTCGTGCTCGCGTGGGGCATCGGCGACATCTGCAAGACGCACATGCAGACCGGCGACTGGCTGATGTCCGTCGTGTCGCCGGGCGCGCACTGGATGCCGATGATCGTGTTCGTCGTCTCGGGGCTGATCTCGTTTGCCACCGGCAGCTCGTTTTCGACGATGGCGATCGTCATCCCGATCGCCGCGCCGATGGTGTGGGGCGTGACGCACCCCGGGGACGTCGAGCGCGTCGCGACCATGGCGGCCGTCCTGTCGGGCGCCGTGTTCGGCGACCACTGCTCGCCGATCTCGGACACGACGATCATGGCGTCGATGGCGTCCGCCGCCGACCACATCGACCACGTCCGCACGCAGCTCCCGTACGCGCTGTTGTGCGCGGCGGTGGCGGCCGCGGTCGGCTACCTGCCGGCGGGGTTCGGCATCTCGCCCGTCGTCAGCCTGCCGGCCGGCGTCGCGATCCTCGCCGGCGTGCTCTACCTGGTCGGCCGGCGCGCGGACGCGTAATTCGCGGGCGCGTCCCACGGGCGTGGACCGATGCCGACCGGCTCGACCTCCTCGCGTACGTGCGACTCGTCGCCGGCGTCCGGCCGGGTTCGACATCGGTTCGCCGCGACCGGCCGCGCGATCGGCGCGCGCCGCTACCGCTCGGTCTGATAGTTGGGCGCCTCTTTCGTGATGATCACGTCGTGGACGTGGCTCTCGCGCAGCCCCTGGTTCGTCACGCGGATGAACAGGCCCGGCTTGGCGCGCAGCTCCTCGATCGTGCGGCAGCCGGTGTACCCCATCGATGACCGCAGGCCGCCGACCAGCTGGTAGACCGAATCGGCCAGCGGTCCCTTGTACGGCACGCGCCCCTCGATGCCCTCGGGCACCAGCTTGCGCGCGTGGTCCACGTCGCCCTGGAAGTAGCGATCGCTCGACCCGGCCTTCATCGCGCCGATCGAGCCCATCCCGCGATACGCCTTGTAGCTGCGCCCCTGATAGAGGATGACCTCGCCCGGCGCCTCGTCGGTGCCCGCGAACAGCGACCCGATCATGACCGAGCTGGCGCCGGCCGCGATCGCCTTGGCGATGTCGCCCGAGTGTTTGATGCCGCCGTCGCTGATCACCGGGATGCCGTGCGGCTCGGCCGCGGCGACACAGTCGGCGATGGCGGTCAGCTGCGGCACGCCGACGCCGGCGACCACGCGCGTGGTGCAGATCGATCCCGGGCCGACGCCGCACTTGACCGCGTCGACGCCCGCCTCGATCAGCGCCTTGGCCGCGGCGCCGGTCGCGATGTTGCCGGCGACGATCGGGAGTTCGGGATATTCGGCGCGCGTCGCGGCGACCGCGTCGAGCACGCCGCGCGAGTGGCCGTGGGCGGTGTCGATCACGATGACGTCACAGCCCGCCGCCACCAGCGCCGCCACCCGATCGCGCCGATCCGGCCCGACGCCGACCGCGGCGCCGACCCGCAGGCGGCCGAGGTCGTCCTTCGCGGCGACCGGGTGCGCCTCGGCCAGCTCGATGTCCTTGATCGTGATGAGCCCCGCGAGCCGTCCATCGGCCGCGACGACCACGAGCTTCTCGATGCGATTTTTGTGCAGCAGGTCCTTGCAGCCGTCCAGGTCGACCCCTTCGGCTACCGTGATGAGCCGGCGCGTCATGACGTCGCCGACCTTCTGGTCGAGGTTCTTTTCGAACCGGATGTCGCGGTTGGTCAGGATGCCGACCGGCCGGCGGTCCGCGTCGACGACCGGCAGGCCGCTGATTCCGTGCTGGCGCATGAGCGCGACCGCATCGGCCAGGCGCTCGTCGGGTCCAATCGTGATCGGGTCGACGATCATGCCGGACTCGGCCTTCTTGACCCGCGCGACCTCGAGCGCCTGCTCCTCGATGCCCAGATTCTTGTGGATGATGCCGATTCCGCCCTGGCGGGCCATCGAGATCGCCGTCGCCGCCTCGGTCACGGTGTCCATGGCCGCACTCAACAGCGGAATGTTGAGCCGAATGTCGCGCGCGAGCCGGGTGGACACGTCCACGTCGCGCGGCAACACCTCGCTCGCCGCCGGGACGAGCGACACATCGTCGAACGTGAGGGCTTCGCGAAGCTGTTCGGGCAGCATGGCGCACCCTACTCGGTCCCGGAATCCGAGGCAAGGCGCGGATGTACGTGGACCCCTCACCTGTGCGTACATGTGTCTGGGGTTTCCGCCGCCCGCCTGGGAGTGAAGACCCCACTCGCTGGCCCGAAGGGCCGCAATTTCGCGGAATCCGGGCTGGCATGGCGCTTGGATAAAAAGTTCGCCAACACGGAACCCGAACGCGTGCGGCGGAGGAAGCCAATGTCACTGATTCAGACTCGCATGTACACCCACGGCCGGGCCTGGCTGGCCGCGCTGTTCGCCGTCGCCCTCGCCGGCGGCGGCTGTGTCGGCGACATCCCGACAAGCGACCCGGATCCGATGGACCCGAACCCCGACCCGGATCCGGACCCGAATCCGAATCCCGACCCGAATCCGCAGCCCGATCCCGAGAGCCTCGACGTCACCGGCATGACGATGGACTACTGGGAGGCCGAGCCGCTGGCGAACGTCGCGCTCGAGACCCAGGGCATGATCGACGCGCAGGGCAATCCGTTCGCGACGACCAGCGACGCGACCGGCGCGTTCGCGTTCGTCGGCGTGCCCGCCGCCAGCACCTTTTACGTCCGCACCAGCCTCGACTCCGAAACGCTCGCGTACCGGCCGACCATCAACGAGCCGGCGGTGGTCGTCAACGACGACCTCGTCCAGAACTTCTACGTCGTGTCCGAGGCGTTCGTGAATATCAACAGTTCCACGGTCAACCAACCGGTGGACCCGCTCGCCGCATTCGTCGTCGCCGACGTGCGCGACATGCTCGGCCTGCCGCTCGAGGGCATCCCGGCCGAGGACATCACGCTCACCGACGCGCTCGGCAATCCGATGGGAACCGGCCCGTACTTCTTCGGCGCGACTGGCATCCTCGACCTGAACCTGCTGGCGACCACCGCCTACGACGGCAAGGCGCGCATCGCGTTCCTCAACGTCCCCGCCGGCACGTACACGCTCACCGTGCTGTACCCTGACCCGGCCGATCCCGCGGCGAAGCTGCCGATGACCGTGAGCATCACGACCGAGGCCGGCGGCGCCAACCTCGCGCGCGTCGGCGGCATGGGCAACCAACCGCCGACCGGCGGTGGCGGCGCCTATTCGTTCGTCGACGACGTCTACCCGATCCTGCAGAAGGCCTCGCTCGGCGGCGTCGGCTGCGCGAACTGCCACAGCACGGCCAAGGTCGCCAACTTCCTGCGGTTCGACGAGGACCCGGCGCTGGTCTACAACGCGATGCTCGCCCGCCCCGGCGTGATCAACATCCTCGACCCGGCGCAGTCGATGCTGCTGACCAAGCCGCTGTACGAGGATCCGCCGAACCACCCGAACGCGACCTTCCTCGACATGAACGACCCGAACTACATGGTCATCCTCCGGTGGATCGAGCAGGGAGCGCCACTTCAGAAGTAGGCGCAGCGTGACGCGGCGCCGGCCCGCGCCGGCGCCCGCCCCATCGACCCCACGGGGCGCGGCCGCCCATCCCTCCCCCGACTGGCGCCGCGCCCCCTTTTTTGCACGCGCCGGCCGGCGGCAGCGCGCTACTGGGCCGGCGCATCCCCGCCCGCCGCGCCGGCCTCCGCGACGTCCGTCGGCGGCGGTACGTCGCTTTCGTCGACGCGCACGCTGCCGCGGATCGGCACGACGCCGGCCGGGCGCGCGGGCACCATCGCGGCGACGGTGAGCATCACCGTGTGGCTGCGGTAGTCGCCGACGCCGACCGCGTCCGACGATCGGTGCTGGAACGAGTAGCGCAGCCCGATGCTCAGGCGCGGGTCGCGATTCGTGTAGAACACGCCGCCGTCGACCAACGCGGTCGTCCAGCCGGTGTCGTCGCCGTCGCCGGCGACCACGCGCGTGCGGCCGAGGGCGCCGCGCGCCGCCAAGAACAGCACCGGCTCGCTCGGGTCGTCGGCGAGCCACGGCAGCGGCTTGCCCAAGTTGAGCGACGCCGACTCGGTGACGGCGGTCTGGGCCGCGAACAAGACGGGCACGACCTCGCGCGCGAGCAGCGCGCTGCCAAAGCCGATGTCGTGGCGGTAGAACGCGCCAATGCGCGCGACCGGGAACACGCCGGCCGCGGCGCGCTCGTCCAGCGGCGCGAGCCAGGACGCGCCGGCGAACGCCTGCCCGCTCCAGTGCTCGTCGAAGTCGCGCTGGAACGTCGCCTCGACCGTCGTCTCGACCTGCCGCGAGGCGCCGTCGAACACGCCGGGCGACTCGAGCTGGATGAAGCGCCCGGCCGCGCGCGCGCCGAGCGTCTGTCGCGGCCACACGCGATCGGCGGTGACGGCGAGCTCCGCGTCGTGCGAGCGCGTCGCCAGCGCGTCGTCCTGGCGCGTCTCCGCGCGGTTGGCCGCGGCGGTCTGTCCGAGGCGCCACGTCTCGCTCAGGTCGTAGCGCAGTGCCTCGGTCGCCTCCAGGCGGATGAACGTCTGGTCCGCAGGGGGCAGGAAGTCCGTGTCCGGCTGGGTCGGGTCCGTGGCGATCACGAGCGCGCCCGTGTCGCCCATCGCCGCGGCGACGGACGCGACCACCGTCGACCGCGGCCCCGGGCGGACGAACCCGCGCCACTGGAGGCGGTGCGAGTAGTCGTTGGCCTCGGAGTGGTCGACGTTCAGGTCCGCCTGGAACTCGTACGACAGATCGAAAATCGTGCGCGGGGTCGCGCGCGAAACCAACAGGCCCGGGCGCAGGTTGAAGAAGAAGTCGGACACCGGCTCGGGGGTCGCCGGGTCGTCGTCGGCCGGGGCCAGCGCGAGGTTGTCGGTCCAGCCGGAGAGGGTCGCGATGAGCCCGTGGACGCTCCAGTCGCTCTGGGCGGACGCGACGGCCGGGGCGGCGGCGCCGAGGGCGGCGCAGCAGAGGGAGACGGCGCGTTTCATCGGGCGGACGCTAACACGCCCACCCCCGCGCATGCGTGGCCGATCGCACGCTGGCGGCCCGGCGCGGCGAGGGCTCGCCCATAAGGCGGCGAGCGGCCCGCGGCCCGCGCCGCCGCGGGCCGGGGCGCGTGCGGCCGAGCGAGGGCGCGGCGCTCGCGGCCGGGCCGCCGCGCACGAGCGGCGGCGCGGCGATTGCGCGCGGGACCGCGCCCGCGGCACACTGCCCGCGCCATGGAGCCGTCCATCACGGTCGTCGCTGGAGCGACGCTCTTGATCGCCGGCGTGGCGTTTGTTCTCCACGCGCACCGGCGAAAACTCGCCATGTGGCAGCAGGTGGCGGCCCGCCGCGGCGCGACCTTCGCCCTCCGCCGGACGCTGCTCGTCAGCCACAGCCCCTCGATTCGCGAACGGCGCGGGTCCGTCGACGTCCTGCTCGAGATGGCCTCTCGGCGGACTTGGTCGACTACTTCGTCGAGCGACGACACGAGGCCGTACCTGCGCTGTCGCGCGCCCTATCCGATCGCCGCCGGTCCGCGGTTCAAGGTCACGCCCGACGGATTTTTCGCGTCGATCGGCAAAGCCCTCGGCATGCAGGATGTCGTGCTCGGCAACGACGCCGCGTTCGACGACAAGTTTGTGGTCAAGACCGACGACCCGGCGCGCACCCGGATCGCGTGGACCGCGCGCGCGATGCAGCGGCTGGTGACCGCGTTGCCGCGGGCCAGCGTCGTCAGCGACGGCCGCGAGGTGGTGCTCACCGTCGACGACTACGGCAACACGCCGGCGGTGCTCGAGGCGTGCCTCGACGTGGTCGGCGACATCGTGACCAGCGACGTGTTCGGGATCGGCGCGCTTCGATCCCTGGCCGGCGCGGTCGTCGCGTCGCCGATGACCGTGCGCCTGTCGCTGCCCGAGACCGTCCACCTCGGCGTCGACCTCGACGCCGACGGCCGCCCCACGACCTGGGCGCGCGCCGACATCGCGCGAGCCGCGGCGCCGTATCGAGCGCCCATCGCCGACGGCCGCATCCGCGGCGCGCCGCCGGGCGCGGTCCCCGACGAGGCCGCCGACCTGATCGCGCGGGTCGCCGCGGGCACGGTCGAAGTGGCCGACGGCCGGGTGACCGTGTGGTTCGATCGGATCGAGACCGACGCGAGCCGCCTGCGCGCCGGCGCCGAGCTGGCCGCGGTGCTGGGCCGAAGAGCGTCCCAGGGCGTGTTCCGGTGACGGAGGCGCGCCGAACTCGTCACCGGCCGGGAAACCGGGGTATACCTGCGGCCCCGCGCTACACCATGCTGGCGACCCTCCGACGCAAGAACCTGCACACGTGGCTCGGCGGCTACGCGCGGCACCTGGTGCGCCGTGCGCGG comes from the Deltaproteobacteria bacterium genome and includes:
- a CDS encoding Na+/H+ antiporter NhaC family protein; translated protein: MWLALIAALSFQVQLGRDYRVGDLALTTDVTIAAVDADGRPVADYAGRVRVDGIAGVDEVAVDGGKATLRGATLTADEVVVRAPDGATGRAAVRRVPGFLSLLPPLVAIALAIWLRQALVALFAGIWLGALFVHGFDPLAATLRAFDTYLPQQVADTGNAQILLFTLALGGMVGIISKTGGSKALVDLVARRASSRRSGMLSAAIAGIVVFFDDYANCLLVGNTVRPFTDSRRISREKLSFLVDATAAPVSTIALVSTWTGYQLGQLDHAGVDLGAGAYDFFLQMIPYSFYSLLTIAFVFMIAASQRDFGPMLAAERRAIREGLLVRPGGQPLADAELTDMAPPDGARLYWQHAALPIGFVIVCVVVGLYAVGVDLLGPDAEDASLREIVSAAGDDAFKVLLWASFGGSVVALASGLATRSISLYQGVDAWVQGAKSMMMACFILVLAWGIGDICKTHMQTGDWLMSVVSPGAHWMPMIVFVVSGLISFATGSSFSTMAIVIPIAAPMVWGVTHPGDVERVATMAAVLSGAVFGDHCSPISDTTIMASMASAADHIDHVRTQLPYALLCAAVAAAVGYLPAGFGISPVVSLPAGVAILAGVLYLVGRRADA
- the guaB gene encoding IMP dehydrogenase — protein: MLPEQLREALTFDDVSLVPAASEVLPRDVDVSTRLARDIRLNIPLLSAAMDTVTEAATAISMARQGGIGIIHKNLGIEEQALEVARVKKAESGMIVDPITIGPDERLADAVALMRQHGISGLPVVDADRRPVGILTNRDIRFEKNLDQKVGDVMTRRLITVAEGVDLDGCKDLLHKNRIEKLVVVAADGRLAGLITIKDIELAEAHPVAAKDDLGRLRVGAAVGVGPDRRDRVAALVAAGCDVIVIDTAHGHSRGVLDAVAATRAEYPELPIVAGNIATGAAAKALIEAGVDAVKCGVGPGSICTTRVVAGVGVPQLTAIADCVAAAEPHGIPVISDGGIKHSGDIAKAIAAGASSVMIGSLFAGTDEAPGEVILYQGRSYKAYRGMGSIGAMKAGSSDRYFQGDVDHARKLVPEGIEGRVPYKGPLADSVYQLVGGLRSSMGYTGCRTIEELRAKPGLFIRVTNQGLRESHVHDVIITKEAPNYQTER
- a CDS encoding glutamine-hydrolyzing GMP synthase; translated protein: MAHETILILDFGSQYTQLIARRIREQAVYSEIHPFHLPIDRIRAMNPRGIVLSGGPSSVYADGAPTLSPELFDLGVPVLGICYGAQLTAKLLGGEVVAADKCEYGRAQVDVVEPDDLLHGFAPGEAVRVWASHADRVARLPDGFRLLGESPNCPAAAFADPARRIYAVQFHPEVAHTPRGAEILSNFLFRICGCAGDWSMASFVDEAVAAVRRQVGDDGRVICGLSGGVDSSVVAALLHRAIGDRLTCIFVDNGLLRRGERENVAAVFRDHFKVDLRVVDAEDRFLRALAGVTDPERKRKIIGAEFIRVFEAEARSIDNARWLAQGTLYPDVIESVSFKGPSATIKSHHNVGGLPEDMDFELIEPLRELFKDEVRELGEQLGLPRHMITRQPFPGPGLAVRCLGAVDRPRLDTLRAADAIIEEEIRAAGLYEAIWQSFGVLLPVKSVGVMGDARTYADALAVRAVYSRDGMTADWAQLPYELLATISSRIINEVRGINRVVYDITSKPPGTIEWE